In a genomic window of Callithrix jacchus isolate 240 chromosome 22, calJac240_pri, whole genome shotgun sequence:
- the GARIN5B gene encoding Golgi-associated RAB2 interactor protein 5B isoform X3, translated as MIRLRNRRCPEPLQGTPKWVPILGELQKTLQKGEYLPLRPMPMFESNFVQVTSRGSPVFVSHRTNRLTMGVAASLPGLLVPDILLIGQPAEGRDCSGLVLTRMIPLDLTHLCVHDLSSWCLKLCLVSGHHYYLALDAPDNEAGFLFNCWIRLMNLLPEPAFTWAPRTVPSACLDVPLAKAPASTWHLQDQSVSRQAAGVAEHSFPHKTVAAQRQRKAKPLKRRFKSQAVGDSVPLVWSQLEHARKKAAEKKSHPDPGSERSHTQTRFSDMTSITIRTIFRIFSSTTSQTQSAPKACTSECNEATGQGHMVKAPSHCISADRPDCFFLGSCNPWGPCPWHQDMGDLMGSESSTFSSASFDLAPCPSAARLSTLYSSIPRGRDKAGSMGSQQGPGPPPFQKAPSVPVPSYNAPFLVGQSQKLPAAPASSWKAPAVSASPQKASAIPAPPGKAPPPSQKAPTVPAPSQKAPSASAAPWKAPAVPVPPQKTPPPSQKAPAVVPTIPQKSVYPTVPKRKSLVLSAPSQKALPTSPTQYRMALGSSASQGKVPGNCDVLPTGIPGRAVLESSESGREPEPAVVVGTRETGVVEMTQAPSLESPFTTTKKESKDILVSKTQEATLEAFRGRRKSEDWVHRAKEERSLDQPAVSSKETEQRKGGVQTKELAVGGPFREHSRPFSVEGLTLARRMTMANSKEQRSRPALVSLPSWLSQAPATPTTASMPFHPSQLSSLWGKPVVVREQPESHAWAKERKQQWAEAKEPPWDPEGLPKLPLRSRPTSASLKREGISQAPIPLPDSRWEDLPPSPLSETPISKMEATARMSQQPRRVSQEPLTMPAQHPLATVGSSSEIILPMLLELETVSNTTTKAEETQEESGIFNLPPRLLRGLGFVM; from the exons ATGATCCGGCTTCGAAACAGGAGGTGCCCTGAGCCTCTCCAGGGCACCCCAAAGTGGGTCCCCATTCTGGGGGAGCTGCAAAAGACCCTCCAGAAGGGCGAGTACCTGCCCCTGCGTCCGATGCCCATGTTCGAGAGTAACTTTGTTCAG GTAACGAGTCGAGGGAGCCCGGTGTTCGTGAGTCACAGAACCAACCGGCTGACCATGGGCGTGGCCGCCTCCCTCCCAGGCCTGCTGGTGCCTGACATCCTGCTGATCGGCCAGCCTGCTGAGGGCAGGGACTGCTCGGGCCTCGTGCTAACCAG GATGATCCCCCTGGACCTCACCCACCTCTGCGTCCATGACCTCTCCTCCTGGTGCCTGAAGCTATGCCTGGTCTCAGGCCACCACTACTACCTGGCGCTGGATGCCCCCGACAATGAGGCAGGCTTCCTGTTCAACTGCTGGATCCGCCTCATGAACCTGCTTCCGGAGCCGGCTTTCACCTGGGCCCCCAGGACCGTGCCCTCGGCCTGCCTGGATGTGCCCCTGGCCAAAGCACCCGCCTCCACCTGGCACCTGCAG GACCAGTCAGTCAGCAGACAAGCAG CCGGGGTTGCTGAGCACAGCTTTCCTCACAAGACAGTGGCTGCTCAGAGGCagaggaaggccaag CCCCTCAAGCGCAGATTCAAGTCTCAGGCCGTGGGCGACTCCGTGCCCCTCGTCTGGTCGCAGCTGGAGCATGCCAGGAAGAAAGCTGCAGAAAAGAA GTCCCACCCAGACCCCGGTTCTGAGAGATCTCACACCCAAACCCGCTTTTCTG ACATGACCAGCATCACCATTCGGACCATCTTCAGGATCTTTTCCAGCACCACCAGCCAGACACAGTCCGCTCCAAAG GCCTGTACATCTGAGTGTAATGAGGCCACAGGCCAGGGACACATGGTGAAGGCCCCTTCCCACTGCATCTCAGCCGACAGACCTGACTGCTTCTTTCTGGGCTCCTGCAATCCCTGGGGTCCCTGCCCGTGGCATCAGGACATGGGAGACCTCATGGGCTCTGAGAGCAGCACTTTCTCGTCTGCTTCCTTCGACCTGGCTCCCTGTCCCTCAGCTGCCCGCCTCTCCACACTCTACTCTTCCATCCCCAGGGGCAGGGACAAGGCGGGGTCTATGGGCTCCCAGCAGGGGCCGGGGCCACCACCCTTCCAGAAGGCCCCATCTGTCCCTGTCCCATCTTACAATGCACCATTCCTCGTTGGCCAGTCCCAGAAGCTCCCAGCTGCACCTGCGTCATCGTGGAAGGCCCCAGCTGTATCGGCTTCTCCCCAGAAGGCCTCAGCCATACCTGCTCCACCCGGGAAGGCCCCACCCCCATCTCAGAAGGCCCCAACAGTTCCTGCGCCATCCCAGAAGGCCCCATCTGCATCAGCTGCTCCCTGGAAGGCCCCAGCTGTACCTGTCCCACCCCAGAAGACCCCACCCCCATCTCAGAAGGCCCCCGCAGTAGTACCTACCATTCCCCAGAAGTCTGTGTATCCCACTGTTCCAAAGAGGAAATCCCTGGTCCTCTCTGCCCCGTCCCAGAAGGCTCTACCAACCTCACCTACCCAATACCGGATGGCACTGGGCTCATCTGCCTCACAGGGGAAGGTCCCTGGCAATTGTGACGTGTTGCCAACAGGAATTCCTGGAAGGGCCGTGCTGGAGAGCAGCGAGTCCGGGCGGGAACCCGAGCCggcagtggtggtgggcacccggGAGACAGGAGTGGTGGAGATGACCCAGGCCCCGTCCCTGGAGTCACCCTTCACCACCACCAAGAAGGAGTCCAAGGACATCCTGGTGAGCAAAACCCAGGAGGCGACCCTGGAGGCCTTCAGGGGCCGGAGGAAGTCCGAGGACTGGGTCCACCGGGCGAAGGAGGAGAGGTCCCTGGACCAGCCAGCTGTGAGCTCCAAGGAGACAGAGCAGCGGAAGGGCGGGGTGCAGACCAAGGAGCTGGCCGTCGGGGGCCCCTTCCGGGAGCACAGCAGGCCCTTCTCTGTGGAAGGGCTCACCCTCGCCAGGCGCATGACCATGGCCAACTCCAAAGAGCAGCGCTCCAGACCTGCTCTGGTCTCTCTGCCCTCCTGGCTCTCGCAGGCACCTGCCACGCCGACGACGGCTTCAATGCCCTTTCACCCCAGCCAGCTGTCCTCGCTGTGGGGGAAGCCGGTGGTGGTCAGAGAGCAGCCGGAATCACATGCCTGGGCGAAGGAGAGGAAGCAGCAATGGGCCGAGGCGAAGGAGCCACCCTGGGACCCCGAGGGGCTGCCCAAGCTGCCCCTTCGCTCCAGGCCCACCTCTGCCAGTCTGAAGAGGGAAGGAATCTCCCAGGCGCCCATCCCCCTGCCTGACTCACGGTGGGAGGACTTACCACCATCACCCCTTtcggagacccccatctcaaagaTGGAGGCCACGGCCAGGATGTCCCAGCAGCCCAGGAGAGTGTCGCAGGAGCCCCTGACGATGCCAGCCCAGCACCCCCTGGCCACTGTGGGGTCGTCTTCAGAAATTATTTTGCCCATGCTCTTAGAACTTGAGACTGTGAGCAACACGACCACCAAGGCAGAGGAGACACAGGAGGAATCGGGCATCTTCAATCTTccacccag ATTGCTTCGAGGATTGGGATTTGTGATGTGA
- the GARIN5B gene encoding Golgi-associated RAB2 interactor protein 5B isoform X1 yields the protein MIRLRNRRCPEPLQGTPKWVPILGELQKTLQKGEYLPLRPMPMFESNFVQVTSRGSPVFVSHRTNRLTMGVAASLPGLLVPDILLIGQPAEGRDCSGLVLTRMIPLDLTHLCVHDLSSWCLKLCLVSGHHYYLALDAPDNEAGFLFNCWIRLMNLLPEPAFTWAPRTVPSACLDVPLAKAPASTWHLQSLQDQSVSRQAAGVAEHSFPHKTVAAQRQRKAKPLKRRFKSQAVGDSVPLVWSQLEHARKKAAEKKSHPDPGSERSHTQTRFSDMTSITIRTIFRIFSSTTSQTQSAPKACTSECNEATGQGHMVKAPSHCISADRPDCFFLGSCNPWGPCPWHQDMGDLMGSESSTFSSASFDLAPCPSAARLSTLYSSIPRGRDKAGSMGSQQGPGPPPFQKAPSVPVPSYNAPFLVGQSQKLPAAPASSWKAPAVSASPQKASAIPAPPGKAPPPSQKAPTVPAPSQKAPSASAAPWKAPAVPVPPQKTPPPSQKAPAVVPTIPQKSVYPTVPKRKSLVLSAPSQKALPTSPTQYRMALGSSASQGKVPGNCDVLPTGIPGRAVLESSESGREPEPAVVVGTRETGVVEMTQAPSLESPFTTTKKESKDILVSKTQEATLEAFRGRRKSEDWVHRAKEERSLDQPAVSSKETEQRKGGVQTKELAVGGPFREHSRPFSVEGLTLARRMTMANSKEQRSRPALVSLPSWLSQAPATPTTASMPFHPSQLSSLWGKPVVVREQPESHAWAKERKQQWAEAKEPPWDPEGLPKLPLRSRPTSASLKREGISQAPIPLPDSRWEDLPPSPLSETPISKMEATARMSQQPRRVSQEPLTMPAQHPLATVGSSSEIILPMLLELETVSNTTTKAEETQEESGIFNLPPRLLRGLGFVM from the exons ATGATCCGGCTTCGAAACAGGAGGTGCCCTGAGCCTCTCCAGGGCACCCCAAAGTGGGTCCCCATTCTGGGGGAGCTGCAAAAGACCCTCCAGAAGGGCGAGTACCTGCCCCTGCGTCCGATGCCCATGTTCGAGAGTAACTTTGTTCAG GTAACGAGTCGAGGGAGCCCGGTGTTCGTGAGTCACAGAACCAACCGGCTGACCATGGGCGTGGCCGCCTCCCTCCCAGGCCTGCTGGTGCCTGACATCCTGCTGATCGGCCAGCCTGCTGAGGGCAGGGACTGCTCGGGCCTCGTGCTAACCAG GATGATCCCCCTGGACCTCACCCACCTCTGCGTCCATGACCTCTCCTCCTGGTGCCTGAAGCTATGCCTGGTCTCAGGCCACCACTACTACCTGGCGCTGGATGCCCCCGACAATGAGGCAGGCTTCCTGTTCAACTGCTGGATCCGCCTCATGAACCTGCTTCCGGAGCCGGCTTTCACCTGGGCCCCCAGGACCGTGCCCTCGGCCTGCCTGGATGTGCCCCTGGCCAAAGCACCCGCCTCCACCTGGCACCTGCAG TCTCTGCAGGACCAGTCAGTCAGCAGACAAGCAG CCGGGGTTGCTGAGCACAGCTTTCCTCACAAGACAGTGGCTGCTCAGAGGCagaggaaggccaag CCCCTCAAGCGCAGATTCAAGTCTCAGGCCGTGGGCGACTCCGTGCCCCTCGTCTGGTCGCAGCTGGAGCATGCCAGGAAGAAAGCTGCAGAAAAGAA GTCCCACCCAGACCCCGGTTCTGAGAGATCTCACACCCAAACCCGCTTTTCTG ACATGACCAGCATCACCATTCGGACCATCTTCAGGATCTTTTCCAGCACCACCAGCCAGACACAGTCCGCTCCAAAG GCCTGTACATCTGAGTGTAATGAGGCCACAGGCCAGGGACACATGGTGAAGGCCCCTTCCCACTGCATCTCAGCCGACAGACCTGACTGCTTCTTTCTGGGCTCCTGCAATCCCTGGGGTCCCTGCCCGTGGCATCAGGACATGGGAGACCTCATGGGCTCTGAGAGCAGCACTTTCTCGTCTGCTTCCTTCGACCTGGCTCCCTGTCCCTCAGCTGCCCGCCTCTCCACACTCTACTCTTCCATCCCCAGGGGCAGGGACAAGGCGGGGTCTATGGGCTCCCAGCAGGGGCCGGGGCCACCACCCTTCCAGAAGGCCCCATCTGTCCCTGTCCCATCTTACAATGCACCATTCCTCGTTGGCCAGTCCCAGAAGCTCCCAGCTGCACCTGCGTCATCGTGGAAGGCCCCAGCTGTATCGGCTTCTCCCCAGAAGGCCTCAGCCATACCTGCTCCACCCGGGAAGGCCCCACCCCCATCTCAGAAGGCCCCAACAGTTCCTGCGCCATCCCAGAAGGCCCCATCTGCATCAGCTGCTCCCTGGAAGGCCCCAGCTGTACCTGTCCCACCCCAGAAGACCCCACCCCCATCTCAGAAGGCCCCCGCAGTAGTACCTACCATTCCCCAGAAGTCTGTGTATCCCACTGTTCCAAAGAGGAAATCCCTGGTCCTCTCTGCCCCGTCCCAGAAGGCTCTACCAACCTCACCTACCCAATACCGGATGGCACTGGGCTCATCTGCCTCACAGGGGAAGGTCCCTGGCAATTGTGACGTGTTGCCAACAGGAATTCCTGGAAGGGCCGTGCTGGAGAGCAGCGAGTCCGGGCGGGAACCCGAGCCggcagtggtggtgggcacccggGAGACAGGAGTGGTGGAGATGACCCAGGCCCCGTCCCTGGAGTCACCCTTCACCACCACCAAGAAGGAGTCCAAGGACATCCTGGTGAGCAAAACCCAGGAGGCGACCCTGGAGGCCTTCAGGGGCCGGAGGAAGTCCGAGGACTGGGTCCACCGGGCGAAGGAGGAGAGGTCCCTGGACCAGCCAGCTGTGAGCTCCAAGGAGACAGAGCAGCGGAAGGGCGGGGTGCAGACCAAGGAGCTGGCCGTCGGGGGCCCCTTCCGGGAGCACAGCAGGCCCTTCTCTGTGGAAGGGCTCACCCTCGCCAGGCGCATGACCATGGCCAACTCCAAAGAGCAGCGCTCCAGACCTGCTCTGGTCTCTCTGCCCTCCTGGCTCTCGCAGGCACCTGCCACGCCGACGACGGCTTCAATGCCCTTTCACCCCAGCCAGCTGTCCTCGCTGTGGGGGAAGCCGGTGGTGGTCAGAGAGCAGCCGGAATCACATGCCTGGGCGAAGGAGAGGAAGCAGCAATGGGCCGAGGCGAAGGAGCCACCCTGGGACCCCGAGGGGCTGCCCAAGCTGCCCCTTCGCTCCAGGCCCACCTCTGCCAGTCTGAAGAGGGAAGGAATCTCCCAGGCGCCCATCCCCCTGCCTGACTCACGGTGGGAGGACTTACCACCATCACCCCTTtcggagacccccatctcaaagaTGGAGGCCACGGCCAGGATGTCCCAGCAGCCCAGGAGAGTGTCGCAGGAGCCCCTGACGATGCCAGCCCAGCACCCCCTGGCCACTGTGGGGTCGTCTTCAGAAATTATTTTGCCCATGCTCTTAGAACTTGAGACTGTGAGCAACACGACCACCAAGGCAGAGGAGACACAGGAGGAATCGGGCATCTTCAATCTTccacccag ATTGCTTCGAGGATTGGGATTTGTGATGTGA
- the GARIN5B gene encoding Golgi-associated RAB2 interactor protein 5B isoform X5, with product MGVAASLPGLLVPDILLIGQPAEGRDCSGLVLTRMIPLDLTHLCVHDLSSWCLKLCLVSGHHYYLALDAPDNEAGFLFNCWIRLMNLLPEPAFTWAPRTVPSACLDVPLAKAPASTWHLQSLQDQSVSRQAAGVAEHSFPHKTVAAQRQRKAKPLKRRFKSQAVGDSVPLVWSQLEHARKKAAEKKSHPDPGSERSHTQTRFSDMTSITIRTIFRIFSSTTSQTQSAPKACTSECNEATGQGHMVKAPSHCISADRPDCFFLGSCNPWGPCPWHQDMGDLMGSESSTFSSASFDLAPCPSAARLSTLYSSIPRGRDKAGSMGSQQGPGPPPFQKAPSVPVPSYNAPFLVGQSQKLPAAPASSWKAPAVSASPQKASAIPAPPGKAPPPSQKAPTVPAPSQKAPSASAAPWKAPAVPVPPQKTPPPSQKAPAVVPTIPQKSVYPTVPKRKSLVLSAPSQKALPTSPTQYRMALGSSASQGKVPGNCDVLPTGIPGRAVLESSESGREPEPAVVVGTRETGVVEMTQAPSLESPFTTTKKESKDILVSKTQEATLEAFRGRRKSEDWVHRAKEERSLDQPAVSSKETEQRKGGVQTKELAVGGPFREHSRPFSVEGLTLARRMTMANSKEQRSRPALVSLPSWLSQAPATPTTASMPFHPSQLSSLWGKPVVVREQPESHAWAKERKQQWAEAKEPPWDPEGLPKLPLRSRPTSASLKREGISQAPIPLPDSRWEDLPPSPLSETPISKMEATARMSQQPRRVSQEPLTMPAQHPLATVGSSSEIILPMLLELETVSNTTTKAEETQEESGIFNLPPRLLRGLGFVM from the exons ATGGGCGTGGCCGCCTCCCTCCCAGGCCTGCTGGTGCCTGACATCCTGCTGATCGGCCAGCCTGCTGAGGGCAGGGACTGCTCGGGCCTCGTGCTAACCAG GATGATCCCCCTGGACCTCACCCACCTCTGCGTCCATGACCTCTCCTCCTGGTGCCTGAAGCTATGCCTGGTCTCAGGCCACCACTACTACCTGGCGCTGGATGCCCCCGACAATGAGGCAGGCTTCCTGTTCAACTGCTGGATCCGCCTCATGAACCTGCTTCCGGAGCCGGCTTTCACCTGGGCCCCCAGGACCGTGCCCTCGGCCTGCCTGGATGTGCCCCTGGCCAAAGCACCCGCCTCCACCTGGCACCTGCAG TCTCTGCAGGACCAGTCAGTCAGCAGACAAGCAG CCGGGGTTGCTGAGCACAGCTTTCCTCACAAGACAGTGGCTGCTCAGAGGCagaggaaggccaag CCCCTCAAGCGCAGATTCAAGTCTCAGGCCGTGGGCGACTCCGTGCCCCTCGTCTGGTCGCAGCTGGAGCATGCCAGGAAGAAAGCTGCAGAAAAGAA GTCCCACCCAGACCCCGGTTCTGAGAGATCTCACACCCAAACCCGCTTTTCTG ACATGACCAGCATCACCATTCGGACCATCTTCAGGATCTTTTCCAGCACCACCAGCCAGACACAGTCCGCTCCAAAG GCCTGTACATCTGAGTGTAATGAGGCCACAGGCCAGGGACACATGGTGAAGGCCCCTTCCCACTGCATCTCAGCCGACAGACCTGACTGCTTCTTTCTGGGCTCCTGCAATCCCTGGGGTCCCTGCCCGTGGCATCAGGACATGGGAGACCTCATGGGCTCTGAGAGCAGCACTTTCTCGTCTGCTTCCTTCGACCTGGCTCCCTGTCCCTCAGCTGCCCGCCTCTCCACACTCTACTCTTCCATCCCCAGGGGCAGGGACAAGGCGGGGTCTATGGGCTCCCAGCAGGGGCCGGGGCCACCACCCTTCCAGAAGGCCCCATCTGTCCCTGTCCCATCTTACAATGCACCATTCCTCGTTGGCCAGTCCCAGAAGCTCCCAGCTGCACCTGCGTCATCGTGGAAGGCCCCAGCTGTATCGGCTTCTCCCCAGAAGGCCTCAGCCATACCTGCTCCACCCGGGAAGGCCCCACCCCCATCTCAGAAGGCCCCAACAGTTCCTGCGCCATCCCAGAAGGCCCCATCTGCATCAGCTGCTCCCTGGAAGGCCCCAGCTGTACCTGTCCCACCCCAGAAGACCCCACCCCCATCTCAGAAGGCCCCCGCAGTAGTACCTACCATTCCCCAGAAGTCTGTGTATCCCACTGTTCCAAAGAGGAAATCCCTGGTCCTCTCTGCCCCGTCCCAGAAGGCTCTACCAACCTCACCTACCCAATACCGGATGGCACTGGGCTCATCTGCCTCACAGGGGAAGGTCCCTGGCAATTGTGACGTGTTGCCAACAGGAATTCCTGGAAGGGCCGTGCTGGAGAGCAGCGAGTCCGGGCGGGAACCCGAGCCggcagtggtggtgggcacccggGAGACAGGAGTGGTGGAGATGACCCAGGCCCCGTCCCTGGAGTCACCCTTCACCACCACCAAGAAGGAGTCCAAGGACATCCTGGTGAGCAAAACCCAGGAGGCGACCCTGGAGGCCTTCAGGGGCCGGAGGAAGTCCGAGGACTGGGTCCACCGGGCGAAGGAGGAGAGGTCCCTGGACCAGCCAGCTGTGAGCTCCAAGGAGACAGAGCAGCGGAAGGGCGGGGTGCAGACCAAGGAGCTGGCCGTCGGGGGCCCCTTCCGGGAGCACAGCAGGCCCTTCTCTGTGGAAGGGCTCACCCTCGCCAGGCGCATGACCATGGCCAACTCCAAAGAGCAGCGCTCCAGACCTGCTCTGGTCTCTCTGCCCTCCTGGCTCTCGCAGGCACCTGCCACGCCGACGACGGCTTCAATGCCCTTTCACCCCAGCCAGCTGTCCTCGCTGTGGGGGAAGCCGGTGGTGGTCAGAGAGCAGCCGGAATCACATGCCTGGGCGAAGGAGAGGAAGCAGCAATGGGCCGAGGCGAAGGAGCCACCCTGGGACCCCGAGGGGCTGCCCAAGCTGCCCCTTCGCTCCAGGCCCACCTCTGCCAGTCTGAAGAGGGAAGGAATCTCCCAGGCGCCCATCCCCCTGCCTGACTCACGGTGGGAGGACTTACCACCATCACCCCTTtcggagacccccatctcaaagaTGGAGGCCACGGCCAGGATGTCCCAGCAGCCCAGGAGAGTGTCGCAGGAGCCCCTGACGATGCCAGCCCAGCACCCCCTGGCCACTGTGGGGTCGTCTTCAGAAATTATTTTGCCCATGCTCTTAGAACTTGAGACTGTGAGCAACACGACCACCAAGGCAGAGGAGACACAGGAGGAATCGGGCATCTTCAATCTTccacccag ATTGCTTCGAGGATTGGGATTTGTGATGTGA
- the GARIN5B gene encoding Golgi-associated RAB2 interactor protein 5B isoform X6 — protein MGVAASLPGLLVPDILLIGQPAEGRDCSGLVLTRMIPLDLTHLCVHDLSSWCLKLCLVSGHHYYLALDAPDNEAGFLFNCWIRLMNLLPEPAFTWAPRTVPSACLDVPLAKAPASTWHLQSLQDQSVSRQAAGVAEHSFPHKTVAAQRQRKAKPLKRRFKSQAVGDSVPLVWSQLEHARKKAAEKKSHPDPGSERSHTQTRFSDMTSITIRTIFRIFSSTTSQTQSAPKACTSECNEATGQGHMVKAPSHCISADRPDCFFLGSCNPWGPCPWHQDMGDLMGSESSTFSSASFDLAPCPSAARLSTLYSSIPRGRDKAGSMGSQQGPGPPPFQKAPSVPVPSYNAPFLVGQSQKLPAAPASSWKAPAVSASPQKASAIPAPPGKAPPPSQKAPTVPAPSQKAPSASAAPWKAPAVPVPPQKTPPPSQKAPAVVPTIPQKSVYPTVPKRKSLVLSAPSQKALPTSPTQYRMALGSSASQGKVPGNCDVLPTGIPGRAVLESSESGREPEPAVVVGTRETGVVEMTQAPSLESPFTTTKKESKDILVSKTQEATLEAFRGRRKSEDWVHRAKEERSLDQPAVSSKETEQRKGGVQTKELAVGGPFREHSRPFSVEGLTLARRMTMANSKEQRSRPALVSLPSWLSQAPATPTTASMPFHPSQLSSLWGKPVVVREQPESHAWAKERKQQWAEAKEPPWDPEGLPKLPLRSRPTSASLKREGISQAPIPLPDSRWEDLPPSPLSETPISKMEATARMSQQPRRVSQEPLTMPAQHPLATVGSSSEIILPMLLELETVSNTTTKAEETQEESGIFNLPPSLQPSQHFQ, from the exons ATGGGCGTGGCCGCCTCCCTCCCAGGCCTGCTGGTGCCTGACATCCTGCTGATCGGCCAGCCTGCTGAGGGCAGGGACTGCTCGGGCCTCGTGCTAACCAG GATGATCCCCCTGGACCTCACCCACCTCTGCGTCCATGACCTCTCCTCCTGGTGCCTGAAGCTATGCCTGGTCTCAGGCCACCACTACTACCTGGCGCTGGATGCCCCCGACAATGAGGCAGGCTTCCTGTTCAACTGCTGGATCCGCCTCATGAACCTGCTTCCGGAGCCGGCTTTCACCTGGGCCCCCAGGACCGTGCCCTCGGCCTGCCTGGATGTGCCCCTGGCCAAAGCACCCGCCTCCACCTGGCACCTGCAG TCTCTGCAGGACCAGTCAGTCAGCAGACAAGCAG CCGGGGTTGCTGAGCACAGCTTTCCTCACAAGACAGTGGCTGCTCAGAGGCagaggaaggccaag CCCCTCAAGCGCAGATTCAAGTCTCAGGCCGTGGGCGACTCCGTGCCCCTCGTCTGGTCGCAGCTGGAGCATGCCAGGAAGAAAGCTGCAGAAAAGAA GTCCCACCCAGACCCCGGTTCTGAGAGATCTCACACCCAAACCCGCTTTTCTG ACATGACCAGCATCACCATTCGGACCATCTTCAGGATCTTTTCCAGCACCACCAGCCAGACACAGTCCGCTCCAAAG GCCTGTACATCTGAGTGTAATGAGGCCACAGGCCAGGGACACATGGTGAAGGCCCCTTCCCACTGCATCTCAGCCGACAGACCTGACTGCTTCTTTCTGGGCTCCTGCAATCCCTGGGGTCCCTGCCCGTGGCATCAGGACATGGGAGACCTCATGGGCTCTGAGAGCAGCACTTTCTCGTCTGCTTCCTTCGACCTGGCTCCCTGTCCCTCAGCTGCCCGCCTCTCCACACTCTACTCTTCCATCCCCAGGGGCAGGGACAAGGCGGGGTCTATGGGCTCCCAGCAGGGGCCGGGGCCACCACCCTTCCAGAAGGCCCCATCTGTCCCTGTCCCATCTTACAATGCACCATTCCTCGTTGGCCAGTCCCAGAAGCTCCCAGCTGCACCTGCGTCATCGTGGAAGGCCCCAGCTGTATCGGCTTCTCCCCAGAAGGCCTCAGCCATACCTGCTCCACCCGGGAAGGCCCCACCCCCATCTCAGAAGGCCCCAACAGTTCCTGCGCCATCCCAGAAGGCCCCATCTGCATCAGCTGCTCCCTGGAAGGCCCCAGCTGTACCTGTCCCACCCCAGAAGACCCCACCCCCATCTCAGAAGGCCCCCGCAGTAGTACCTACCATTCCCCAGAAGTCTGTGTATCCCACTGTTCCAAAGAGGAAATCCCTGGTCCTCTCTGCCCCGTCCCAGAAGGCTCTACCAACCTCACCTACCCAATACCGGATGGCACTGGGCTCATCTGCCTCACAGGGGAAGGTCCCTGGCAATTGTGACGTGTTGCCAACAGGAATTCCTGGAAGGGCCGTGCTGGAGAGCAGCGAGTCCGGGCGGGAACCCGAGCCggcagtggtggtgggcacccggGAGACAGGAGTGGTGGAGATGACCCAGGCCCCGTCCCTGGAGTCACCCTTCACCACCACCAAGAAGGAGTCCAAGGACATCCTGGTGAGCAAAACCCAGGAGGCGACCCTGGAGGCCTTCAGGGGCCGGAGGAAGTCCGAGGACTGGGTCCACCGGGCGAAGGAGGAGAGGTCCCTGGACCAGCCAGCTGTGAGCTCCAAGGAGACAGAGCAGCGGAAGGGCGGGGTGCAGACCAAGGAGCTGGCCGTCGGGGGCCCCTTCCGGGAGCACAGCAGGCCCTTCTCTGTGGAAGGGCTCACCCTCGCCAGGCGCATGACCATGGCCAACTCCAAAGAGCAGCGCTCCAGACCTGCTCTGGTCTCTCTGCCCTCCTGGCTCTCGCAGGCACCTGCCACGCCGACGACGGCTTCAATGCCCTTTCACCCCAGCCAGCTGTCCTCGCTGTGGGGGAAGCCGGTGGTGGTCAGAGAGCAGCCGGAATCACATGCCTGGGCGAAGGAGAGGAAGCAGCAATGGGCCGAGGCGAAGGAGCCACCCTGGGACCCCGAGGGGCTGCCCAAGCTGCCCCTTCGCTCCAGGCCCACCTCTGCCAGTCTGAAGAGGGAAGGAATCTCCCAGGCGCCCATCCCCCTGCCTGACTCACGGTGGGAGGACTTACCACCATCACCCCTTtcggagacccccatctcaaagaTGGAGGCCACGGCCAGGATGTCCCAGCAGCCCAGGAGAGTGTCGCAGGAGCCCCTGACGATGCCAGCCCAGCACCCCCTGGCCACTGTGGGGTCGTCTTCAGAAATTATTTTGCCCATGCTCTTAGAACTTGAGACTGTGAGCAACACGACCACCAAGGCAGAGGAGACACAGGAGGAATCGGGCATCTTCAATCTTccacccag